A region from the Vespula pensylvanica isolate Volc-1 chromosome 9, ASM1446617v1, whole genome shotgun sequence genome encodes:
- the LOC122632119 gene encoding secapin-like isoform X1, producing MPTRYINFKVCESIYPIYLPGGTKTRGKMGLSKRHLYLCWYILILAVLTWPLEEGTAKRTKRFEWTDIEQAAKKMTGAISTKLSTIFNRQPADNTSVKMEEESNTTIVLPDVESRQIIVAPIRCPPNHVIINGKCRLNLEGL from the coding sequence GTATGTGAATCGATCTATCCTATCTATTTACCAGGGGGAACCAAAACCAGGGGAAAAATGGGTCTTTCGAAGCGTCATCTTTATCTCTGTTGGTACATCCTCATCTTGGCTGTATTGACGTGGCCATTGGAGGAAGGGACGGCGAAACGTACGAAACGTTTCGAATGGACCGATATCGAACAGGCGGCCAAAAAGATGACCGGTGCCATATCGACGAAATTAAGCACAATCTTTAATCGGCAACCCGCTGATAATACGAGTGTCAAAATGGAGGAAGAATCTAATACTACCATTGTCCTACCTGACGTGGAATCGCGACAGATCATCGTAGCACCGATTAGGTGTCCACCTAATCACGTGATCATCAATGGAAAATGTCGTCTCAACCTCGAAGGATTATGA